The genome window TTCGGGAGCGCAAACCATCGGCGGGGCCAGCGATTGGCAGGTATTGATTCGGGCGCATATTCAACTGGTTATTACCCATACCGTGGTAGTAGTAGGCATTATTTTACTATTATCACGGGTCCTGTTACCTTTTCTGCTCGAAGACGTGCTGAATAGTCCCTGGGCGCAAATCCTGACCGCTCTGTTGGCTATTTCGCTCATCGCGCCCTTTATCTGGGCTTTGGTCTTCAAACCCGTTCGTCAGCCGGTCTATCTTCGGCTCTGGACGGCCAAAAAATCCTACCGGGGTCCGCTGGTGGCGTTAGCCGCCGCACGTAGTATTGTCGCCCTTGGTTTGATTATTTTTCTTCTCGACCAGTTATTCTCTGTTCCGACCTTGCTGGTATCCATGGGTATTCTCATTGTGCTTCTACTTTTGTTGGGCCGTTGGTTATCTCTGGTTTATGAACTAATTGAAAAGCGATTCCTGGGTAATCTAAATGCACGTCAGCAGGATCAGGAGGCCCGCACCGGAAAGAATTTATTGCCCTGGGATGCTCACTTAACCTATTTCGACATTGGTGCCGACTCTCCGGGAGTAGGGAACACCTTGGCAAAACTGGCTTTTCGGGAAAAATACGGCGTTAACATCATTTCGATTGAACGAGGCAACTCCACCAAACTGGTTCCTGATCGGCACGACCGGCTTTTTCCCGGTGATCGCATTGCCGTTATTGGCACCGATCAGCAACTTAGCCAGTTTCAGCGCATGGTTGAACGGACCGAAACAGCTGCTCCAACTCCGGTCAATAATCAGGAAGTTTCCCTCCACCGCGTTACGGTAGACGCCCAGTTTCCCCACCTCAACCAGAGCATTCGAAACTCTGGTATTCGGGAAAAAACCCAGGGCCTGATTGTTGGGCTTGAGCGCAACGGCACGCGCATTCTAAATCCAGAATCGACCACTGTTTTGCTGGCGGGCGATGTGATCTGGCTAGCGGGTAATACTAAATTAATCAAGGAGTTTCAGAAGCAAAATCGACCCCAGCGTCTGTAATTGTTTGCTTCGAATCAACTTCGTGTGCGCCACTTAACCTACCAGCACAGCCTTTTGTCAAAAAATAACGGCGTGTTTGAATATAATCCAGAAAATAACGGTTGTTTCTAATAACGTATCATCAACAAATCGTTGTTTACGAAAGCGAAATCAACTAATATGAGCATTCTGCGCGTCGAGAACTTAACCAAATCTTACCAGAGTGGCGGTCGCAACCTAACCGTACTAAACACGGTCAATTTTGACATTAATGCTGGTGACACGTTTTCCATTGTCGGGCCGTCTGGAAGCGGAAAAACAACGCTGCTGGGCTTATGTGCTGGCCTGGACCGCGCCTCTTCGGGGAGTGTTTATCTGAACGATATAAAACTGGATGACCTGACTGAAGACCAACGGGCGGCGGTGCGAAACCAGCATGTTGGCTTTATTTTCCAGAATTTTCAGCTCCTGCCAACGCTTACTGCGCTGGAAAATGTGATGGTGCCGCTCGAACTACGCGGCGAAAAGGGCGCCAGCCGCACGGCAAACGAATTGCTCGAACGCGTTGGGCTGGGCCAGCGAGGGCATCATTACCCCAACCAGCTTTCGGGAGGCGAGCAACAACGCGTTTCTCTGGCGCGTGCCTTTGCCAACCGCCCTAAAATTCTGTTTGCCGACGAACCAACGGGGAACCTCGATACCGACACCAGTGCTACGGTGGTCGATTTACTGTTTGAGTTAAACCGGGAAGCTGGCACAACGCTCGTTCTGGTCACGCACGACCTCGAATTAGCCGCCCGCACGCAGCGAATCATCCGCATCAAAGGCGGAACCGTTGTTTCGGATACCACCAATGACCGCTCCAAACTAGAAGTGTAACGCACTGATCTGGTTAAAATTAACTGTACACTTCCTCTGACGTATCAAATGGATCGTTCCATTCCTAAAATAGAAACGCCCACGGCTTCGCTTTTTAATGGCTGGCTGTGGAAAATGGCCTGGCGCGACAGCCGCCGCAGTCGGCAACGGCTGTTTTTGTTCATGTCGTCCATCGTCTTGGGCATTGCCGCGCTGGTGGCTATCAATTCGTTCAGCGACAACCTGGCCAAAAGCATCGATGAGCAGGCGCAGGAATTGCTCGGCGCCGATTTGGTTTTAACGACCAATAAAACACCGAGTAAGAAAAACGCTGAATTTTTACAGTCCATCGCGCCCGAACGCTCCACGGAGGTTGCCTTTCCGTCGATGGTTTACTTCCCGAAATCGGGGAATGTGCGTCTGGCGCAGGTTAAAGCCGTTGAAGGTAATTTTCCGTATTACGGAAGCTGGGACACGGAGCCTACCGCCGCCGCCGCAACCTTTCGAAAAGCCAGCAAAGCCAATCAACGGCTGGCGCTGGTCGATGATGCCCTCCTGCTACAATTTGGAGCCCAGCCCGGTGATTCAGTCAAAGTGGGTGAGCTTACGTTTCTCGTTGCGGGTCGGGTGCTGAAAACGCCGGGCCAGACGGCGGTAACAAGCACGGTAGCCCCCACGGTTTTTATTCCCGGGGGACTATTGAAAGAGACTGGACTTATTCAGCTGGGAAGCCGGGCGCAGTATCGCTCTTATTACCAATTTAAAAAAGGAACCGACGTTGATGCGCTGGTCGAGAAGCTGGAACCGCAATTAGACAAAGCAGGCATTAACTCCGACACCGTTTCTGAGCGAAAACGCCAGACGGGCCGTGCCTTCGAAGACTTAGCCAAGTTCCTGAATTTGGTCGCTTTTGTGGCCTTGCTGCTGGGCTGCGTGGGTGTTGCCAGCTCGGTTCATCTTTACGTTAAAGAAAAACTGGCCTCGGTAGCTGTTTTGCGCTGTTTGGGCGCAAGCGGGCGTCAGGCCTTTCTAATTTACCTGATTCAGACAGCGCTGATGGGATTGCTGGGTGCTATTGCGGGTACGCTTCTGGGCACCGTCCTTCAGTTTGCTCTTCCCGAATTATTTGGCAGCTTTTTGCCAGTAGAAGTAAGCGTTTCGCTTTCCTGGCAAGCCATCGCGCAGGGCATTATCACTGGTGTCGTTATCTCGATTCTTTTTGCGCTGCTTCCTCTTTTAGTCGTTCGGAAAATATCGCCGCTCCGTACGTTACGCAGTTCTTTTGATGACGATGTTGACAGCCGCGATCCGCTTCGCTGGCTTGTTTACGGCTTGATTTTGCTTTTCATTACGGGATTTGCGTATTGGCAAACCCGCGACTGGAAATTGGCATTGGGCTTTACGGCGGGTCTAGGCGCGACCTTCGCGATCCTGACGGCGGCGGGCTTTCTGATGATGTGGCTGGTGCGCGAATTCTTCCCGGTTTCGTGGAGTTACATCTGGCGGCAAAGTTTAGCCAATTTATACCGGCCACATAACCAGACGCTCACCTTGGTGACCTCTATTGGACTGGGTACATTTCTGATTGCTACGTTGTATCTAACCCAGAACCTGCTCCTGAGCCGCGTCCAGTTCTCCTCCAGCGAAAACCAGCCAAATATGGTTTTATTCGATATTCAGAATGAGCAGAAGGAAGGCGTTAAAAAGTTAGTGGCGCAACATCAATTACCGATTTTACAGGAAGTGCCAATTGTAACCATGCGGCTGGCGCAAATCAATGGACGGACCACCGAAGCGATTCAGCAGGATACAACCGCCAAGATACCGGATTGGGCGTTGACGCGGGAATACCGCGTTACGTACCGCGATAAGCTGGCGGAATCCGAAAAATTAGTGGCGGGAAAAGCTCCTTTTCAGGCCAACGGAGCCATTCACATTTCGTTGGAAGATTCCTATCTGAAACGCATGAAACTAAAGTTGGGTGATACACTCACGTTCAATGTGCAGGGCGCGCTGATTCCTACCATTGTGGGGGGCACCCGCGAAATTGACTGGAACCGGGTCCAAACTAACTTTCTGGTTGTTTTTCCGAGCGGTGTTCTCGAACAAGCCCCCCAATTTCACGTGTTGATGACACGCGTCGATTCCACGCAGCAATCGGCTACTTTCCAGCGTAGTCTGGTTCAGCAATACCCCAATGTGTCGGCCATCGACCTAAATCTAATTTTGAAAACGCTGGATGAAATTCTGAGTAAGATTTCCTTCGTGATTCAATTTATGGCCTTATTTAGCATTATTACGGGCTTGCTGGTGCTGGGTAGCTCCGTTGTAATTAGTAAATACCAACGCATTCAGGAAAGTGTTTTGCTGCGGACCATTGGCGCTAACCGAAGACAAATCCTGCTCATTACACTGATTGAATACCTCTTTCTGGGTTTTCTGGCGGCGTTTTCTGGCATTGGCTTATCCCTTTTCGGAACGTGGGCGCTGGCTTATTTTGTCTTTGAAATGCCTTTCTCACCGGATCTCGTACCGCTGCTTGTTGTCTCGCTGACCGTTGTTCTACTGACGGTTGTCATTGGCTTGCTAAACAGTCGGGAGGTGTTGGTTCGTCCGCCGCTGGAAGTGCTGCGCACAGAAGTTTAGGTAGTAAACCGCAGAGCGTGCTTGAAGTAAGGCACGCTCTGCGGTTGCTCTTGTCATTTAGCTGCTACCACAAAATTGAATTTATCGGACGTCTTTGGCGCTAAAACTTTGAAATTGATTCGGTAAATGGTATCGCCCCATTTGGTAATAATTCCTTTGTCTTCCGGATCATCCAGTATTACCTTCTCGACCGAAACCTCCATCTGCTTCGGGTCATACCGCACTACAAAGTCCTTACCGGTTGCATTCTTGGGCTTATAACGAATGGTCACTTCGCCGGGCCTGGTTATGGCGGCGGGGTAACAGGTCATCAGGTGCTGGGTAATGCTGTCGGCCTTACTTAATTTAACCTCATCGTTAATTTGAACGTTTTTCCCGCGATTGAGCTGAATGGTTCGTTGCCAACTCGTAACACCCGCAGCAGCGGGATAGGCTTTGGCCATATCCAGAGTAAATTGCGCTGATCCTGGATTTTGCTTATAAATGATGTCACCGGCTTTGTATTTCCCACCCGGCGGCTGGTCCTTCCCGTTTATGGTGGGCAAATTATGGTAATTCGAACAATTGTACCAGATGTCATAGCGCTTGTCACTGAACGTTTTGCGCGTGTAAGTACCCCGGCCTACATCAATCAAGAGCGGGTGGCCGTCATAATAGACCACGTAGTTGCCAATGTCGTTGTGGTTGTGGCTCTCATCGTTGTGCCCACCCTTCGCAGCTACATAAAAACCATTCGTTGTTCCTTGCCGATCCCGCGCCGCAAAAACCTGAAGATCAGGCAACCACACATCTTTTGGTAACGGAAGCCCCTGCGCCGCTTTCTGATACTCATTCTGCATAAAGAGCGCGTAGAAATGCCGGAAATAATGAAACTTTCCGATAGAGCCGTTTTCAGATTTGCGGTAATAAGCTCCGAATTTCATCATATCCAGGTCTTTTATATCTTTTCCGAAGCGATATATCATGTTGGCCGCCATGCCCGGCTGCGGATCGGCATCGGCAAAATTCAGGAAATAGGTTGGGCTAATCTGCGCGCGGTAAATGAATTTGCCCATGTTTTTGATCTTTTCGTCTTCATAAACATACTGAAACGCGTTGTTGCTGGCCGTGTTTAACAGGGCAATGTTGTCGTAGAGCGAAGCCGCCGCCGCTCCCCAGTAACTTGGGCCCTCGTCGCAGCCGCCGTCCTGTGGGTATGGGTTTACAAAATTATCGAGCACGTTCAGGATTTTGGCCACGGATGCCGTCCGCTGCTGGTCGTCTTTTTCGAGCAAGAGCACCGCATTCAACCAGTTAGAGCAAATCCAGGGATTCCAGTTGTTGGGTGCCCGCCCACTGGCGTTGGCACTCATCCAACCG of Tellurirhabdus bombi contains these proteins:
- a CDS encoding ABC transporter permease, whose translation is MDRSIPKIETPTASLFNGWLWKMAWRDSRRSRQRLFLFMSSIVLGIAALVAINSFSDNLAKSIDEQAQELLGADLVLTTNKTPSKKNAEFLQSIAPERSTEVAFPSMVYFPKSGNVRLAQVKAVEGNFPYYGSWDTEPTAAAATFRKASKANQRLALVDDALLLQFGAQPGDSVKVGELTFLVAGRVLKTPGQTAVTSTVAPTVFIPGGLLKETGLIQLGSRAQYRSYYQFKKGTDVDALVEKLEPQLDKAGINSDTVSERKRQTGRAFEDLAKFLNLVAFVALLLGCVGVASSVHLYVKEKLASVAVLRCLGASGRQAFLIYLIQTALMGLLGAIAGTLLGTVLQFALPELFGSFLPVEVSVSLSWQAIAQGIITGVVISILFALLPLLVVRKISPLRTLRSSFDDDVDSRDPLRWLVYGLILLFITGFAYWQTRDWKLALGFTAGLGATFAILTAAGFLMMWLVREFFPVSWSYIWRQSLANLYRPHNQTLTLVTSIGLGTFLIATLYLTQNLLLSRVQFSSSENQPNMVLFDIQNEQKEGVKKLVAQHQLPILQEVPIVTMRLAQINGRTTEAIQQDTTAKIPDWALTREYRVTYRDKLAESEKLVAGKAPFQANGAIHISLEDSYLKRMKLKLGDTLTFNVQGALIPTIVGGTREIDWNRVQTNFLVVFPSGVLEQAPQFHVLMTRVDSTQQSATFQRSLVQQYPNVSAIDLNLILKTLDEILSKISFVIQFMALFSIITGLLVLGSSVVISKYQRIQESVLLRTIGANRRQILLITLIEYLFLGFLAAFSGIGLSLFGTWALAYFVFEMPFSPDLVPLLVVSLTVVLLTVVIGLLNSREVLVRPPLEVLRTEV
- a CDS encoding ABC transporter ATP-binding protein is translated as MSILRVENLTKSYQSGGRNLTVLNTVNFDINAGDTFSIVGPSGSGKTTLLGLCAGLDRASSGSVYLNDIKLDDLTEDQRAAVRNQHVGFIFQNFQLLPTLTALENVMVPLELRGEKGASRTANELLERVGLGQRGHHYPNQLSGGEQQRVSLARAFANRPKILFADEPTGNLDTDTSATVVDLLFELNREAGTTLVLVTHDLELAARTQRIIRIKGGTVVSDTTNDRSKLEV
- a CDS encoding heparinase II/III domain-containing protein, whose product is MKKLTLLLILVVACLRVNAQNQDLLSSKYPKGELQKILIPQAKWVPFPRREDRAGWAKADQAMMKAYVTKAESYLNYDWPSIPATKSLLIERTGDREEYQSMSFQKRNVLGTLVLAEIYENKGRFIDPIINGVWSICEESFWGAPAHLPRSKEYSGLMDVSKPFVDLFAAETATYLAWVDYFLGDKLDAVSPQVRKRIYHETNYRIFQPLMTQHHGWMSANASGRAPNNWNPWICSNWLNAVLLLEKDDQQRTASVAKILNVLDNFVNPYPQDGGCDEGPSYWGAAAASLYDNIALLNTASNNAFQYVYEDEKIKNMGKFIYRAQISPTYFLNFADADPQPGMAANMIYRFGKDIKDLDMMKFGAYYRKSENGSIGKFHYFRHFYALFMQNEYQKAAQGLPLPKDVWLPDLQVFAARDRQGTTNGFYVAAKGGHNDESHNHNDIGNYVVYYDGHPLLIDVGRGTYTRKTFSDKRYDIWYNCSNYHNLPTINGKDQPPGGKYKAGDIIYKQNPGSAQFTLDMAKAYPAAAGVTSWQRTIQLNRGKNVQINDEVKLSKADSITQHLMTCYPAAITRPGEVTIRYKPKNATGKDFVVRYDPKQMEVSVEKVILDDPEDKGIITKWGDTIYRINFKVLAPKTSDKFNFVVAAK